One Hemitrygon akajei chromosome 11, sHemAka1.3, whole genome shotgun sequence DNA segment encodes these proteins:
- the LOC140736114 gene encoding EMILIN-3-like isoform X2: MLESASASSSVILCCLVALTLLTLSEAKGNFYAPYRYNLFTSGTSPSLKGAGRSTARHKNYCAYIVKKNITCTMQDGADTFVKAEYHHCAWGQLKCPGVVMYRTFLKPRYKIGYKTVTELEWRCCPGYSGDACQEVPIGVPELGPSYPGPRKGYYGPKAPDIYGERIDRLEDEMRRFSQSFEKLQTMVSGISDSLRLSIQEDTNKMIVSLLNNLKYPDAAVGFGYITDGLENLTKGEPAYPPAMGDLVAKVTEVKDVLKTKSDLLDEVHGMVIGHDGQLRQLLEASRPSSPLVTENLIGPYIDAKLTKFRGDLLDGFENKFTGVQTDCDYKVKLVQQQCDELKSINQRLQETIDGKESDLKKEINNLQTQIDGLAVTENCCDTVKYLTNKVTALEQKLHKLSDNQKSLTTRFENELPHFSTIQIENIHDSRLDDIEAKINTTEKSIEENCLTIENNIKRYFGTELDGMKTTLQDKLKDIESRVTVIVEELSNVTTPANLEGIVIPMLETEIANIKKQNHDGLDNLEGRIIALENQCTSVISDIEILRTDVDGCQKNCRDIVIQLDKNSGLLNRLNYSMFEIQRKIKEEEESSGVQGEITLLKININSVNKTLKGIKEAVSRYADDFANANSTWDEHERKITDEVHLIQQILTSQGSQLMFNGKRVHELKGDLQRINHRVMSDLHNCKHNAQDIQKEVSQVDRRVAEMESVCSKLNALTASLEFIKDALDNHAGDLWSYLDQMNGTLVIHGQEITGLKDSVHECRSKIAGIEDQTLFGPWEHPLPWERRTNFLTEDVRVKLRTLTPRAEIASC; encoded by the exons ATGTTAGAAAGCGCGTCGGCATCTTCCTCTGTGATTCTGTGCTGCCTGGTGGCATTGACCCTTCTTACACTCAGCGAAGCGAAGGGCAATTTCTACGCTCCGTACCGCTATAACCTCTTCACCTCAGGGACAAGCCCCAGTCTGAAAGGAGCAGGGCGGAGCACGGCCCGGCACAA GAATTATTGCGCCTACATTGTGAAGAAGAATATCACTTGCACGATGCAAGACGGCGCAGACACCTTTGTGAAAGCCGAATACCATCACTGTGCTTGGGGCCAACTCAAGTGTCCCGGCGTAGTCAT GTATCGGACCTTTCTAAAGCCTAGGTATAAAATTGGATACAAGACGGTTACAGAGTTGGAATGGAGATGTTGTCCAGGGTATTCTGGTGATGCTTGCCAAGAAGTTCCTATAGGAGTCCCTGAACTTGGACCATCATATCCAGGACCCAGAAAAGGTTATTATG GCCCTAAAGCTCCAGATATATATGGAGAACGAATTGACCGTTTAGAAGATGAAATGCGACGATTTTCACAATCATTTGAGAAACTCCAAACAATGGTCAGTGGAATCAGTGATAGCCTCAGGCTATCAATTCAGGAGGATACCAACAAAATGATTGTTTCATTGCTGAATAATCTGAAATACCCTGATGCCGCAGTTGGCTTTGGATATATAACTGATGGCCTAGAAAACCTGACTAAAGGGGAACCAGCATATCCACCAGCAATGGGAGACTTGGTGGCCAAAGTGacagaagttaaggatgtattgAAAACAAAGAGTGACTTGCTTGATGAAGTTCATGGGATGGTGATTGGCCACGATGGACAACTCAGACAACTACTGGAGGCCAGTAGACCCTCTTCACCTTTAGTCACTGAGAACTTAATTGGTCCTTACATAGATGCCAAACTCACCAAGTTCAGAGGGGATCTATTGGATGGCTTTGAAAACAAGTTTACAGGCGTCCAAACCGACTGTGATTACAAGGTAAAGCTAGTCCAACAGCAGTGCGATGAACTGAAAAGTATAAACCAAAGACTTCAGGAAACAATAGATGGGAAAGAATCTGACCTAAAGAAGGAGATTAATAACTTACAAACTCAAATTGATGGATTGGCTGTAACTGAAAATTGTTGTGACACTGTTAAGTATTTGACAAACAAAGTCACTGCCTTGGAACAAAAACTACATAAGCTCTCAGACAATCAAAAGTCATTAACAACTCGATTTGAGAATGAATTACCACATTTCTCCACCATTCAGATAGAAAATATCCATGATAGTAGGTTGGATGACATTGAGGCTAAAATCAACACAACAGAGAAAAGCATAGAAGAAAATTGCTTGACCATTGAAAACAACATTAAGAGGTATTTTGGGACTGAATTGGATGGAATGAAAACAACTCTGCAAGATAAGCTGAAGGATATCGAGAGCCGGGTTACGGTTATAGTTGAAGAATTAAGCAATGTAACTACGCCTGCAAACCTAGAGGGAATAGTAATCCCAATGCTAGAAACAGAAATTGCTAATATTAAAAAGCAAAATCATGATGGTCTGGATAACCTGGAGGGGAGAATTATAGCTCTGGAAAATCAGTGTACCTCAGTTATTAGCGACATTGAAATTCTCAGAACAGATGTTGATGGCTGTCAGAAAAACTGCCGAGATATTGTGATCCAGCTGGATAAGAACTCCGGCCTACTCAATAGACTCAACTATTCCATGTTTGAAATACAAAGGAAAATTAAAGAGGAAGAAGAATCCAGTGGAGTGCAGGGAGAAATTACTTTACTGAAGATCAACATCAACTCAGTTAACAAAACCCTGAAAGGAATTAAAGAGGCTGTCAGCCGATACGCTGACGATTTTGCCAATGCCAATTCAACCTGGGATGAACACGAACGCAAAATCACAGATGAAGTTCACCTAATTCAACAGATACTGACTAGCCAAGGTTCCCAGCTTATGTTTAATGGCAAGCGTGTCCATGAACTCAAAGGAGATCTTCAGCGAATTAACCACAGGGTTATGTCAGATCTCCATAACTGCAAGCACAATGCTCAAGACATCCAGAAGGAGGTATCTCAGGTTGACAGGCGTGTGGCGGAAATGGAGAGTGTGTGTAGTAAGCTAAACGCACTAACAGCCAGTCTGGAATTTATTAAGGATGCTTTGGATAATCATGCTGGTGATCTGTGGAGTTACTTGGACCAAATGAATGGAACCCTTGTGATACATGGTCAAGAAATCACTGGTCTGAAAGACTCAGTGCATGAGTGCCGTTCCAAGATTGCAGGCATTGAAGACCAGACATTATTTG GACCGTGGGAGCACCCCCTCCCCTGGGAAAgacgtacaaactttcttacggAGGATGTCAGAGTTAAACTTCGAACACTGACGCCTCGAGCTGAAATAGCATCATGCTGA